GCGAGAAGCGACTTAGTAATAGATTTTGCCGCCGCCCCACTTGCTGCCAACCACCTTCGGCTGGAGCAAGATGTGACCTGAGATCGCCACCAAATCGTCTTCCGTCAGGTTACGCATTTTCGGGAAGATATCGGTGCTCTTGGTGCTGGGGTGCAATTCTGAAATCTCGCGCTCACCATCGTAGGTGGTGGGGTTGTGCAGGTAGTCCACCAGGCTTTCGATGCTATCGCGAGGCGGGGTGGCCAGCGCCAAAGCCTCAGGATCAAGACCAACGTTGGGGTCAGTCTTGGTAATGCCACCGACATGGCATTGACCGCAGGCATAGGCAAACAGCTGTTTACCTTCAGCAACCTGCTTCAGGCTCAACGTGACATTGTCGCCTTGGGGATTCAGCTTGACTGTGCGAGTTTCTGCTGTCAGTTCAGCGGCCTGAGCGGCACCAATATTGAACTGAAACACGGCAAGCAGGGCCGCCAAAGTCAGCCAGAGGGTTCTTCTCAGCGTCTTGAAAACCATGGATGGTGAACTGCTCCTGACTAGCTCTCGAAAAGGACGGCTCTCGCCAGCCCAATGTGATGAAGGGGTTGAGGCGGTTTGGCTACAGGGCAAAATGATTTGCAGCAGCCAACGGCGACCAAAACCATCCTCAATATTTACCATGCAGGGGCGAGGCAAATGAGAAAGTTGTTAGGCTCCGTTGCAAACTTGTGACAAGTTCAGCGATCGCTGCTAATCCAAGCTGTTAAAGGCTGCCAGCAATGCCTCCCAGCTCCGTCCCGCAGGGGTCACAC
The sequence above is a segment of the Synechococcus elongatus PCC 11801 genome. Coding sequences within it:
- the psbV gene encoding photosystem II cytochrome c-550 codes for the protein MVFKTLRRTLWLTLAALLAVFQFNIGAAQAAELTAETRTVKLNPQGDNVTLSLKQVAEGKQLFAYACGQCHVGGITKTDPNVGLDPEALALATPPRDSIESLVDYLHNPTTYDGEREISELHPSTKSTDIFPKMRNLTEDDLVAISGHILLQPKVVGSKWGGGKIYY